A stretch of Arachis hypogaea cultivar Tifrunner chromosome 15, arahy.Tifrunner.gnm2.J5K5, whole genome shotgun sequence DNA encodes these proteins:
- the LOC112749053 gene encoding uncharacterized protein, with the protein MLSSSTSTITFIFRYSLLQIPNFVSFPSSSSLHSHSEPPSTRQVDEAVDSFTRMLSMRRPPSIIQFTKILGSLAKTNHFPTAISLFQQLQARGIAPNLFTLSIVINCCCSMGRMTLAFSVLAKIFRMDYQPDTVTLTTILKGLYLCGSIGKAVRFHDRVLAHGFQFNQVTYGTLINGICKTGHTSAAIQVLRKIPRYGIAPNVFVYSAIIDSLCKDTLVSQAFHLFSEMLAKGISPDVITYSSLIFGLCLEGQYKEAIDLLSDMVLRNITPNVHTYSILIDGLCKEGKIKDAKNVLAVMTKHGVKPNVVTYSSIMDGYCLVNQVNKAKYIFNTMAENRVFPNVRSYNIMINGFCKSKMIDDALNLFEEMHHKNLVPDTVTYSTLIDGLGKSKRILCALELLEKMHD; encoded by the coding sequence ATGTTGTCATCCTCAACCTCAACGATCACTTTCATTTTTAGGTATTCTCTTCTCCAAATCCCTAATTTTGTTTCCTTCCCTTCCTCTTCATCCCTTCACTCTCATTCTGAGCCCCCATCCACTCGCCAAGTTGATGAAGCTGTTGATTCTTTCACTCGCATGCTCTCTATGCGTCGCCCTCCATCCATCATCCAATTCACCAAGATTTTGGGATCTCTTGCCAAGACCAACCATTTCCCCACCGCCATTTCCCTTTTTCAGCAATTGCAAGCCAGAGGAATCgctcccaacttatttactttgaGCATCGTAATTAATTGTTGTTGCAGCATGGGTCGTATGACGCTTGCTTTCTCTGTATTGGCCAAGATTTTTAGAATGGATTATCAACCTGATACGGTAACATTGACAACAATCCTGAAAGGTCTCTATCTCTGTGGTAGTATTGGAAAAGCAGTGCGCTTTCATGACAGAGTGCTGGCTCATGGATTTCAGTTTAATCAAGTCACTTATGGGACGTTGATCAATGGGATCTGTAAGACCGGACACACATCAGCTGCTATTCAAGTGTTGAGAAAGATCCCACGGTATGGCATTGCTCCTAATGTCTTCGTGTACAGCGCAATTATTGATAGCCTCTGCAAGGATACACTTGTAAGTCAGGCTTTTCATTTATTCTCTGAAATGCTTGCTAAGGGAATTTCTCCCGATGTTATCACATACAGTTCTCTCATTTTTGGATTGTGTCTTGAGGGTCAATATAAGGAAGCCATTGATTTGTTAAGTGATATGGTGCTTAGAAACATTACTCCAAATGTTCATACCTATAGTATTTTGATCGATGGGCTATGCAAGGAAGGAAAGATCAAAGATGCTAAGAATGTGTTGGCTGTGATGACAAAACATGGTGTGAAACCAAATGTGGTTACTTATAGCAGCATAATGGATGGATATTGTTTGGTTAATCAGGTAAATAAGGCAAAATATATATTCAACACAATGGCCGAGAATAGAGTGTTTCCTAATGTTCGGAGTTACAATATCATGATTAATGGCTTTTGCAAAAGTAAAATGATCGATGATGCCTTGAATCTCTTCGAAGAGATGCATCACAAGAACTTGGTTCCTGACACCGTAACTTACAGTACTCTAATTGATGGCTTGGGAAAATCAAAGAGAATCCTTTGCGCCTTGGAACTTCTTGAAAAGATGCATGATTGA
- the LOC112750908 gene encoding uncharacterized protein, producing MAESRAFPNVRSYNIMINGFCKSKMIDDALDLFEEMRRKNLVPNTVTYSTLIDGLGKSRRILCALELLEKMHDRGQPANIVTYSSLMDALFNIKQHDKALMLFNQMKESGIDPNIYTYNILIDGLCKSGRIKKAKEIFQDLSIKGYRPNVRTYTIMINGLRKEGLLHEALALMAKMEDDGCLPNAVTYETIIRALFEKGENDKAEKLLREMISRGLLQG from the coding sequence ATGGCCGAGAGTAGAGCGTTTCCTAATGTTCGGAGTTACAATATCATGATTAATGGCTTTTGTAAGAGTAAAATGATCGATGACGCCTTGGATCTCTTCGAAGAGATGCGTCGCAAGAACTTGGTTCCTAACACGGTAACTTACAGTACTCTAATTGATGGCTTGGGAAAATCAAGGAGAATCCTTTGTGCCTTGGAGCTTCTTGAAAAGATGCATGATCGAGGTCAACCTGCTAATATAGTCACTTACAGTTCTTTGATGGATGCTTTGTTCAATATCAAACAACATGACAAGGCACTTATGTTATTCAATCAAATGAAAGAGAGTGGCATTGATccgaatatatatacatacaacatactTATAGATGGCttgtgcaaaagtggaagaattaAAAAGgcaaaagagatatttcaagatcTTTCCATTAAAGGCTATCGTCCAAATGTGCGGACATACACCATTATGATCAATGGGCTTCGCAAAGAGGGTCTGCTTCATGAAGCATTGGCACTCATGGCAAAAATGGAAGACGATGGTTGCTTACCAAATGCTGTGACTTATGAAACAATCATTCGTGCTCTGTTTGAAAAAGGTGAAAATGATAAAGCGGAGAAACTTCTTCGTGAAATGATATCCAGAGGCCTATTGCAAGGATAA